In Candidatus Methylarchaceae archaeon HK02M2, the genomic window GGTGGAGGTGTAATATCCTTTTGCATCTTTTCAACCTCCTGACGTTTTAATTCTTCAATTTTTCGATTAAATTCTTCAGAGAGTTTAACTTCTTTTTCTAAAGGTTCCATATCAATCTTAATATTTACGATCCTACTCAAAACTTTTAAAAGTGCTTGAGCAGATTTTACATCAGCTAGAACTTGACCTGATGGAGTACGGTACCCAGGAGTTTCACTTAATAAACAGATACTTTGAATGTTCCTAAGTTTTGCAAGCCCAAATAGTAGTCCATTCGTACCGGTAATGCTCCCAGCATCCATCGATGAGATTTCATATTTTTTTAACTCCTCTAGTAGTTTTTGTTCAGTAGCAGCTCCGTAAACATGTACTTTTTTTATTGTTTTATGGGTTATATACGCTGCTAATGCAAATAGCTTTTTGACCTTAAACTTTTCAGCCATGTCCAAAACTTCATTTGAAACCTCATACTGTCCCTCTGGGGAGATTGCTTGTACATTTCCAGTAAAAATTATTAGATCATTATTCAAATTTTCATTTTTATAATAATAAAATTCATTTTTAAGAAGTTCAACTGTGCCATCCTTCTTTATTAAAACATAAGACGGAAATGATTTAGAATAAAGCTCCCCAAATAGTTCTGCATTCAATTCTTTTATAAGGTAATCAACCGAAAGTTTTGCAACATAACCTATTCCGGGAAGCCCTGTAATCATGTACGGCTCCTTAAGTTCAGGTTCTTTGTAGATTTTGATCTCCATGGATAAGGGTTTATAATTTGTACTTAAAAAGGATAATCTTTTTCTCTTAACTTAAAGCAGATATTAAATTATTGGGTATACAAGTTATGTGTACTGATAAAATTACTAGAAAAATCTAATAACAACAATAATAAATCGAAAAAATGGTTAATTTGTCATCCGATGGGATGGGTATCCTTGACCATATTGAGGAGCTCAGGGCAAGATTCATAAAGATAATTGTCTCAATAGCAATTCTATCGATATTCACCTTTATCTTTAGTATAAAAGAGTTCAGTTATGGCAATTTTATTTTATACTTGCCTTTTCCCGACATTTATGATAATATCTCTGCTCAATTTATAGAAAGAATGAAAGCTGATCTACTCCCAAACTATGTACAACTCATAGTTACAAACCCAACACAGGCTATTTTTGCTCAGATTACAACCTCTCTTTTCCTAGGTATTGTTCTTAGTATGCCTGTCATAGTT contains:
- a CDS encoding proteasome assembly chaperone family protein, giving the protein MEIKIYKEPELKEPYMITGLPGIGYVAKLSVDYLIKELNAELFGELYSKSFPSYVLIKKDGTVELLKNEFYYYKNENLNNDLIIFTGNVQAISPEGQYEVSNEVLDMAEKFKVKKLFALAAYITHKTIKKVHVYGAATEQKLLEELKKYEISSMDAGSITGTNGLLFGLAKLRNIQSICLLSETPGYRTPSGQVLADVKSAQALLKVLSRIVNIKIDMEPLEKEVKLSEEFNRKIEELKRQEVEKMQKDITPPPKDIYA